One part of the Fundidesulfovibrio soli genome encodes these proteins:
- a CDS encoding ABC transporter substrate-binding protein gives MAWRAFTALCLVLCSLLPAWASDTLKIGAVLSASGPASFLGEPEKNTLVMLQERINATGGIGGKKIEVIIYDDESDVNKAVLAAEKLIKKDQVAAIVGPSISGNTLAIMNKAAEAKIPLLSMSAAEKIVNPVTPWIFKTPQSDRLAVQGILAHAKAAGVAKMAIITVSDGYGQSGREVLKELIPAAGMELVADEVYGPKDTDMTAQLTKIGGAGAQAVICWGTNPGPAVVARNRAQLGMKTPLYMSHGVASQKFIELAGEAAEGLVLPASWLIVADQMPDGPYKTLLSGYITDYTSKFGVAPSAFGGYAWDALTLLAEAARISGDTSPQALRDGLEKISGFVSATGTFTFSPNDHNGLDASSFAMVEIKGGKFVLLR, from the coding sequence ATGGCTTGGCGTGCATTCACGGCCTTGTGTCTGGTCCTGTGTTCCCTACTCCCGGCGTGGGCTTCCGACACCCTCAAGATCGGAGCCGTGCTCTCCGCCAGCGGCCCTGCCTCCTTCCTTGGCGAGCCCGAGAAGAACACCCTGGTCATGCTGCAGGAGCGCATCAACGCCACGGGCGGCATCGGCGGGAAGAAGATCGAGGTCATCATCTACGACGACGAGTCCGACGTGAACAAGGCCGTGCTGGCCGCCGAGAAGCTCATCAAGAAGGACCAGGTGGCCGCCATCGTGGGCCCCTCCATCTCGGGCAACACACTGGCCATCATGAACAAGGCCGCCGAAGCCAAGATCCCCCTGCTTTCCATGTCCGCCGCGGAGAAGATCGTCAATCCGGTCACTCCCTGGATATTCAAGACCCCCCAGTCCGACCGCCTGGCCGTGCAGGGCATCCTGGCCCACGCCAAGGCCGCGGGCGTCGCCAAGATGGCCATCATCACCGTGTCCGACGGCTACGGACAGAGCGGGCGCGAGGTGCTCAAGGAGCTTATCCCCGCGGCCGGCATGGAGCTGGTGGCCGACGAGGTCTACGGCCCCAAGGACACCGACATGACCGCCCAGCTGACCAAGATCGGCGGCGCGGGCGCGCAGGCCGTGATCTGCTGGGGCACCAACCCCGGCCCTGCCGTGGTGGCCCGCAACCGCGCCCAGCTCGGCATGAAGACGCCTCTGTACATGAGCCACGGCGTGGCCTCGCAGAAGTTCATCGAGCTGGCCGGAGAGGCCGCCGAAGGCCTGGTGCTGCCCGCCAGCTGGCTCATCGTGGCGGACCAGATGCCCGACGGCCCGTACAAAACGCTTCTCAGCGGCTACATTACCGACTATACTTCGAAGTTCGGCGTTGCCCCGTCGGCATTCGGGGGCTATGCCTGGGACGCGCTCACCCTGCTGGCCGAGGCCGCCCGCATCTCCGGGGACACCTCGCCGCAGGCGTTGCGCGACGGCCTGGAGAAGATCTCCGGCTTCGTGAGCGCCACGGGCACCTTCACCTTCTCGCCCAACGACCACAACGGGCTCGACGCGTCGAGCTTCGCCATGGTCGAGATCAAGGGCGGGAAGTTCGTCCTGCTGCGCTAG
- a CDS encoding ABC transporter substrate-binding protein, with amino-acid sequence MMLRILGLVAAAVLWAAQGFAADPIKIGAVVSVSGPASFLGEPEKNTLEMVKEEINAKGGILGRPVELVLYDDESDVNKAVLAAEKLLKKDGVCAVVGATTSGSTLAIMNKFPAAKVPLVSMSAAEKIVNPVNPWVFKVAPSDRHAAGRILKHAKAQGYKNIAILSVSDGFGQAGREVLKELVPAQGFTLVADEVFGPKDTDMTAQLTKIADAKPDAIICWGTNPGPAVVARNRAQLGMKTPLYMSHGVASKKFIELAGESAEGLMLPAGHLIVAAQLPDSQPQKALLMAYTAGYQERFKSPVSTFGGHGWDSLQLLAKAIETAKSDKPEAIRDALEQVTAFPGIGGVFSFTPTDHNGLDENAFEMVIIQGGDWKILQ; translated from the coding sequence ATGATGCTTCGTATTCTGGGTCTTGTGGCGGCGGCCGTTCTCTGGGCCGCGCAGGGTTTCGCTGCCGATCCCATCAAGATCGGCGCGGTGGTCTCGGTCTCCGGTCCGGCCTCCTTCCTGGGCGAGCCCGAGAAGAACACCCTGGAGATGGTCAAGGAAGAGATCAACGCCAAGGGCGGCATCCTGGGCAGGCCCGTGGAGCTTGTGCTCTACGACGACGAGTCCGACGTGAACAAGGCCGTTCTGGCCGCCGAGAAGCTCCTCAAGAAGGACGGCGTCTGCGCCGTTGTCGGGGCCACCACCTCCGGCTCCACCCTGGCCATCATGAACAAGTTCCCCGCGGCCAAGGTGCCGCTGGTATCCATGTCGGCGGCCGAGAAGATCGTCAACCCGGTGAACCCCTGGGTGTTCAAGGTGGCCCCCTCGGACCGCCACGCCGCCGGGCGCATCCTCAAGCACGCCAAGGCCCAGGGCTACAAGAACATCGCCATCCTGAGCGTGTCCGACGGCTTCGGCCAGGCCGGGCGCGAGGTGCTCAAGGAGCTGGTGCCCGCCCAGGGCTTCACCCTGGTGGCCGACGAGGTCTTCGGCCCCAAGGACACCGACATGACCGCCCAGCTGACCAAGATCGCCGACGCCAAACCCGACGCCATCATCTGCTGGGGCACCAACCCCGGCCCCGCCGTGGTGGCCCGCAACCGCGCCCAGCTCGGCATGAAGACACCCCTCTACATGAGCCACGGCGTGGCCTCCAAAAAGTTCATCGAGCTGGCGGGCGAATCCGCCGAGGGACTGATGCTCCCGGCCGGACACCTGATCGTGGCCGCCCAGCTGCCAGATTCCCAGCCCCAGAAGGCCCTGCTCATGGCCTACACCGCCGGGTATCAGGAGCGCTTCAAGTCCCCCGTGTCCACCTTCGGCGGCCACGGGTGGGATTCGCTGCAGCTGCTGGCCAAGGCCATCGAGACCGCCAAGTCAGACAAGCCCGAGGCCATCCGCGACGCCCTGGAGCAGGTCACCGCCTTCCCCGGCATCGGCGGCGTGTTCAGCTTCACCCCCACGGACCACAACGGTCTGGACGAGAACGCCTTCGAGATGGTCATCATCCAGGGCGGAGACTGGAAGATACTCCAATAA